Proteins encoded in a region of the Rhodospirillaceae bacterium genome:
- a CDS encoding aromatic ring-hydroxylating dioxygenase subunit alpha, translated as MFIRNGWYVAAAAGEVGRSLLARWICGEPVVMFRKEDGAPVALEDRCPHRKTQLSLGSLVGDEVQCLYHGLRFDCDGVCTFIPGQDNIPPRLKARVYPLFEKYTWLWIWLGDPALADPESIPDYHWNDAPGWTPVSGYLNFRADYRLLVDNLLDLTHETYVHARTIGNMAVAHTPQQTEVDGEIVHVTRLMKDCDPPPLFKRARGIAGNIDRWQKIRFEPPAHIKIDAGGAPVTPAEKDKVLNWWILNALTPETERSTHYFWAVSRNFSQDDEDLSKMVHQQTVQTFEEDRDVLESQQRMIETDPSGGTLLAINCDAGGVAARRIIDARVRAEAA; from the coding sequence ATGTTCATCAGGAACGGCTGGTATGTCGCGGCGGCGGCCGGAGAGGTCGGCCGGTCGCTGCTGGCGCGCTGGATCTGCGGCGAGCCGGTGGTCATGTTCCGCAAGGAGGACGGTGCGCCGGTCGCGCTGGAGGACCGCTGCCCGCACCGCAAGACCCAGCTCTCGCTCGGCAGTCTGGTCGGCGACGAGGTGCAGTGCCTGTATCACGGGCTGCGCTTCGATTGCGACGGCGTCTGCACCTTCATTCCGGGGCAGGACAATATCCCGCCGCGCCTCAAGGCGCGGGTCTATCCGCTGTTCGAGAAATACACCTGGCTGTGGATCTGGCTCGGCGACCCGGCGCTGGCGGACCCGGAATCGATCCCCGACTATCACTGGAACGACGCGCCGGGCTGGACGCCGGTCAGCGGCTATCTGAACTTCAGGGCCGATTACCGGCTGCTGGTCGACAATCTGCTCGACCTGACCCACGAGACCTATGTGCATGCGCGCACGATCGGCAATATGGCGGTCGCCCATACACCGCAGCAAACCGAGGTCGACGGCGAGATCGTACACGTCACCCGATTGATGAAGGACTGCGATCCGCCGCCGCTGTTCAAGCGGGCGCGGGGTATCGCAGGCAATATCGACCGCTGGCAGAAGATCCGGTTCGAACCACCGGCGCATATCAAGATCGACGCCGGCGGCGCCCCGGTCACCCCGGCCGAGAAAGACAAGGTTCTGAACTGGTGGATCCTGAACGCGCTCACGCCGGAAACGGAACGGTCGACCCACTATTTCTGGGCGGTATCGCGCAACTTCTCGCAAGACGACGAAGACCTCTCGAAGATGGTGCACCAGCAGACCGTCCAGACTTTCGAGGAGGATCGCGACGTGCTGGAAAGCCAGCAGCGCATGATCGAGACCGACCCTTCCGGCGGGACTCTCCTTGCGATCAACTGCGATGCCGGCGGCGTCGCCGCGCGGCGGATCATCGACGCCCGGGTCCGCGCCGAGGCCGCTTAA
- a CDS encoding (2Fe-2S)-binding protein, with translation MTAAVVVALAVNGEALSPLAGPGETLLDILRSRAELTGSKRGCNTGVCGACTVLVDGKAARSCLMLAADCAGREIVTIEGLDGDPHAALLREEMAGAGAVQCGYCTPGMIVALTDLFRGAAEPPDAGAVRHWLGGNICRCTGYVSIVEAAVNAGRRAVGSEPGMAGR, from the coding sequence ATGACCGCGGCGGTCGTGGTCGCCCTCGCGGTCAACGGCGAAGCCCTGAGCCCGCTTGCCGGGCCGGGCGAGACGCTGCTCGACATCCTGCGCAGCCGGGCGGAACTGACCGGCAGCAAGCGCGGCTGCAACACCGGCGTGTGCGGCGCCTGCACCGTCCTGGTCGACGGCAAGGCGGCGCGAAGCTGCCTGATGCTGGCCGCCGACTGCGCCGGGCGGGAAATCGTCACGATCGAAGGGTTGGACGGCGACCCGCACGCCGCGCTCCTGCGCGAGGAGATGGCCGGCGCCGGCGCCGTCCAGTGCGGCTACTGCACGCCCGGCATGATCGTCGCCCTGACGGACCTGTTCCGGGGCGCCGCCGAACCGCCCGACGCCGGGGCGGTGCGCCATTGGCTCGGCGGCAACATCTGCCGCTGTACCGGCTATGTCAGCATCGTCGAGGCTGCCGTGAACGCTGGCCGCCGTGCCGTCGGGAGCGAACCCGGAATGGCCGGGCGATGA
- a CDS encoding xanthine dehydrogenase family protein subunit M: MQLFHPTTIDEAVALLAAHDEARCIAGGQSLVAMLNLGLLDPPALVSLRKVAGLDRLTRHADGSVAMGAAVTQAALASAGLPGALAVLSEAAQQVAHPAIRNFGTVGGALCHADPAADLPPAFVAADARLTAIGPGGARRIRADDFFLDYLTTALAEDEILTEIRLSPPPPGSVGAYHKFARVDGDYATVSVAVALTLEGGICRAARVVLGSCAAQPLRLDAADAALADTRLDDEAVARAGALLQDAAEPLADMRGSAEYRRRIIPGLVARTVEAARARSEAPA, encoded by the coding sequence ATGCAGCTTTTCCACCCGACCACGATCGACGAAGCCGTTGCCCTCCTCGCCGCGCATGACGAGGCACGCTGCATCGCCGGCGGCCAGAGCCTGGTGGCGATGTTGAACCTCGGCCTGCTCGACCCGCCCGCCCTGGTTTCGCTCCGCAAGGTGGCGGGCCTCGATCGCCTGACCCGGCACGCCGACGGCAGCGTGGCGATGGGCGCGGCCGTCACCCAGGCGGCGCTCGCCTCGGCCGGTCTGCCCGGTGCGCTGGCCGTGCTCAGCGAGGCCGCCCAACAGGTCGCCCACCCGGCGATCCGCAATTTCGGCACCGTCGGCGGCGCGCTGTGCCACGCCGATCCCGCGGCCGACCTGCCGCCCGCCTTCGTCGCCGCCGACGCCCGGCTCACCGCCATCGGGCCGGGCGGCGCGAGACGCATTCGCGCCGATGACTTTTTTCTCGACTATCTGACGACGGCGCTCGCGGAGGATGAAATCCTGACGGAAATCCGCCTGTCCCCGCCGCCGCCCGGCTCCGTCGGCGCCTACCACAAATTCGCCCGGGTCGACGGCGACTATGCCACCGTGTCGGTCGCGGTCGCCCTGACCCTGGAGGGCGGGATCTGCCGGGCCGCGCGGGTCGTGCTGGGCAGTTGCGCCGCGCAGCCCTTGCGCCTCGATGCGGCGGACGCGGCGCTGGCGGATACGCGGCTGGACGACGAAGCCGTCGCGAGGGCCGGCGCCCTGTTGCAGGATGCCGCCGAGCCGCTCGCCGACATGCGCGGCTCCGCCGAGTATCGCCGGCGCATCATTCCCGGCCTGGTCGCGCGCACGGTCGAGGCAGCCAGAGCCAGGTCGGAGGCCCCGGCATGA
- a CDS encoding enoyl-CoA hydratase/isomerase family protein, whose protein sequence is MEYRDILVERHALERGGAVGRIVINRPDQLNALRMTITDRELIHALDGFEADGEVRAVILTGAGERAFSTGWDLSLIEDTSIPALEGLIRANTDLFLKVWHLRQPVIAAVNGHAVGTGAAIAMAGDLTIVSETARLAEPEIRHGALSPFLILPFLTHAKAVHEFYYTGDALDAQAMVRLGLANAVVPPEELADEAMRAASRLALVPPWGLQMKKRSLRAAYDAMGFGTAIRQHALADTLVIGGDFPEQRALQEVLQKEGMRGFLEARDGPFRETARPDASSRKP, encoded by the coding sequence TTGGAATATCGGGACATTCTCGTCGAACGCCATGCGCTGGAACGCGGCGGCGCGGTCGGCCGGATCGTCATCAACCGGCCGGACCAGCTGAACGCGCTGCGCATGACGATCACCGACCGTGAACTGATCCACGCGCTCGACGGTTTCGAGGCGGACGGCGAGGTGCGCGCCGTCATCCTGACCGGAGCCGGCGAGCGCGCCTTTTCCACCGGCTGGGATCTGTCGCTGATCGAGGACACCTCGATCCCGGCACTCGAGGGCCTCATCCGCGCCAATACCGACCTGTTCCTGAAAGTCTGGCACCTGCGCCAGCCGGTAATCGCGGCGGTCAACGGGCATGCGGTCGGCACCGGGGCCGCCATCGCCATGGCCGGCGACCTGACCATCGTTTCGGAGACCGCGCGGCTCGCGGAACCGGAAATCCGCCACGGCGCGCTTTCGCCGTTTCTGATCCTGCCCTTCCTGACCCACGCCAAGGCGGTGCACGAGTTCTATTACACCGGCGACGCGCTGGACGCGCAGGCGATGGTCCGCCTGGGGCTGGCGAATGCGGTGGTTCCGCCGGAGGAGCTGGCGGACGAAGCGATGCGCGCCGCGTCGCGCCTGGCGCTGGTACCGCCCTGGGGCCTTCAGATGAAGAAGCGCAGCCTGCGCGCCGCCTACGATGCGATGGGCTTCGGCACCGCCATCCGGCAGCACGCCCTGGCCGACACGCTGGTGATTGGCGGCGATTTTCCGGAACAGCGCGCGCTTCAGGAAGTTCTGCAGAAGGAAGGCATGCGCGGCTTTCTCGAAGCGCGGGACGGGCCGTTCAGGGAAACCGCGCGGCCGGATGCATCCTCCCGCAAACCGTGA
- a CDS encoding TRAP transporter substrate-binding protein produces MYRTISVIAAAAALTAAGVAQADTTIRLETYAGPRHAMNTNGWPTWIKDLTKASAGKVKVRMTYPPINPRVLYDRVRDGIADMAWITHGYTTGRFVLTQMVELPGADGNAEQMSRAFWRTYTGRFGKRDEHKGVQLVALFTHGPGLVHSRGPIANIGQVKGMKVRTGGGVQSQIAKRLGIVSVSAPVTKAQEILQQGVADGIFFSIETIYSFKLGGVVKHHYALPGGLYSASFAVVMNQRKYDGLNAADKAALKKVGGEHMSGIMGRTWDGADSLAVEKLTAAGNKVGVFDAATAKAVKAKLAGLDDWWIKRAVAEGAKDAADVLKALRAEVQKVKKGM; encoded by the coding sequence ATGTATCGCACGATTTCCGTTATTGCGGCTGCCGCCGCGCTGACCGCCGCCGGCGTGGCCCAGGCGGATACCACGATCCGGCTGGAAACCTACGCCGGCCCGCGCCATGCCATGAATACCAACGGCTGGCCGACCTGGATCAAGGACCTGACGAAAGCCAGCGCCGGCAAGGTCAAGGTCCGGATGACCTATCCGCCGATCAACCCGCGCGTCCTCTACGACCGGGTGCGCGACGGCATCGCCGACATGGCCTGGATCACCCACGGCTACACCACGGGCCGCTTCGTGCTGACCCAGATGGTCGAACTGCCGGGCGCGGACGGCAACGCCGAGCAGATGTCCCGGGCCTTCTGGCGCACCTACACCGGCCGTTTCGGCAAGCGCGACGAGCACAAGGGCGTGCAACTTGTGGCCCTGTTCACCCACGGCCCCGGCCTGGTCCACTCCCGCGGCCCGATCGCCAACATCGGCCAGGTCAAGGGCATGAAGGTGCGCACCGGCGGCGGCGTCCAGAGCCAGATCGCCAAGCGGCTCGGCATCGTGAGCGTTTCCGCCCCGGTGACCAAGGCGCAGGAAATCCTCCAGCAGGGCGTTGCCGACGGCATCTTCTTCTCGATCGAGACGATCTACAGCTTCAAGCTGGGCGGCGTGGTAAAGCATCACTACGCGCTGCCGGGCGGCCTCTATTCGGCCAGCTTCGCCGTGGTGATGAACCAGCGTAAATACGACGGCCTGAACGCGGCCGACAAAGCCGCGCTGAAGAAGGTCGGCGGCGAGCACATGTCCGGCATCATGGGCCGGACCTGGGACGGCGCCGACAGCCTGGCGGTCGAGAAGCTGACGGCCGCGGGCAACAAGGTCGGCGTCTTCGACGCGGCGACCGCAAAGGCCGTCAAGGCCAAGTTGGCCGGGCTCGACGACTGGTGGATCAAGCGCGCCGTGGCCGAGGGCGCCAAGGACGCCGCGGACGTGCTGAAGGCGCTGCGCGCCGAGGTCCAGAAGGTCAAGAAGGGCATGTAG
- the gpmI gene encoding 2,3-bisphosphoglycerate-independent phosphoglycerate mutase: protein MTDIAAPPRAHASRPDAPRPVVLCILDGWGHRAEAANNAIALAETPVWDRLTAACPYALGDASEHHVGLPGGQMGNSEVGHMTIGAGRVVLQDLPKIDAAVADGSLADRPAFRRFAESLSATGGTAHLLGLMSPGGVHSHQRHIAAVANALAARGIPVAVHAFLDGRDTPPRSAKGFITDFEEAIAGKGPIRIATVSGRYFAMDRDRRWDRTADAHVALAEGKGSLAARAGSADEAIDFAWVADETDEFVRPTVVGDYEGMKDGDGVFMANFRADRARQILSALLDPEFDGFARPRAVQFAAALGMSEVSAQHSEWMDTLFPPEAPANVLGEAVAAAGLTQLRIAETEKYAHVTFFLNGGREAPFAGEERILVPSPKVATYDLQPEMSAPELTDRLVAAVDGGAFDLIVVNYANTDMVGHTGDMAAAVRAVETVDSCLGRLEAAVTVAGGALLITADHGNAEQMADPETRQNHTAHTRNPVPILLAAGAAGRTLRSGTLADIAPTVLDLMGLAQPREMTGASLLGGRAAGSATIAA, encoded by the coding sequence ATGACCGACATCGCCGCCCCGCCCCGTGCCCATGCGTCCCGTCCCGATGCGCCCCGTCCGGTGGTGCTGTGCATCCTGGACGGCTGGGGCCATCGCGCCGAGGCGGCGAACAATGCCATCGCCCTTGCCGAAACCCCGGTGTGGGACCGGCTCACGGCAGCCTGCCCCTATGCGCTCGGCGATGCGTCGGAACACCATGTCGGGCTGCCGGGCGGACAGATGGGCAATTCCGAGGTCGGCCACATGACGATCGGTGCCGGCCGGGTCGTGCTCCAGGACCTGCCGAAGATCGACGCAGCGGTTGCCGACGGCTCGCTGGCAGACCGGCCGGCCTTCCGCCGCTTCGCCGAATCTCTGTCCGCGACCGGCGGCACCGCCCACCTTCTGGGCCTCATGTCGCCGGGAGGGGTGCATTCCCACCAGCGCCATATCGCGGCAGTGGCGAACGCCCTCGCCGCGCGGGGCATTCCGGTTGCGGTCCACGCCTTTCTCGACGGGCGGGATACGCCGCCCAGAAGTGCCAAGGGTTTCATAACAGACTTCGAGGAGGCCATTGCCGGCAAGGGCCCGATCCGGATCGCGACGGTGAGCGGCCGTTACTTTGCGATGGATCGCGACAGGCGCTGGGATCGCACCGCCGACGCCCATGTAGCGCTGGCGGAGGGGAAAGGCAGTTTGGCGGCCCGCGCCGGTTCGGCCGACGAAGCCATCGATTTTGCCTGGGTGGCCGATGAGACCGACGAGTTCGTCCGGCCGACCGTAGTCGGCGACTACGAGGGCATGAAAGACGGCGACGGCGTGTTCATGGCGAACTTCCGGGCCGACCGGGCGCGGCAAATCCTCAGCGCGCTGCTCGATCCGGAATTCGATGGCTTCGCCCGGCCGCGGGCCGTCCAATTCGCTGCCGCGCTGGGCATGAGCGAAGTTTCCGCGCAGCACAGCGAATGGATGGACACGCTGTTTCCGCCCGAGGCGCCGGCCAACGTGCTGGGTGAGGCGGTCGCCGCCGCCGGCCTGACGCAACTGCGCATCGCGGAGACCGAGAAATACGCCCATGTCACCTTCTTCCTGAACGGGGGCCGGGAGGCGCCTTTCGCCGGCGAGGAGCGAATCCTGGTCCCGTCGCCCAAGGTGGCGACCTACGACCTGCAGCCGGAAATGTCGGCGCCGGAACTGACGGACCGGCTGGTCGCGGCGGTCGATGGCGGCGCGTTCGACCTGATCGTCGTCAACTATGCCAATACGGATATGGTCGGCCATACCGGCGACATGGCGGCGGCGGTCAGGGCGGTGGAAACGGTCGATTCCTGTCTCGGCCGGCTGGAGGCGGCGGTGACGGTTGCGGGCGGGGCCCTGCTCATCACCGCGGACCACGGCAACGCCGAACAGATGGCCGATCCCGAGACCCGGCAGAACCACACCGCCCACACGCGCAATCCGGTGCCGATCCTGCTCGCCGCAGGCGCAGCCGGGCGCACCCTGCGCAGCGGGACACTGGCCGATATTGCGCCGACGGTCCTGGATCTCATGGGGCTTGCCCAGCCTCGCGAAATGACCGGCGCGTCCCTGCTCGGCGGCCGCGCCGCAGGCTCGGCGACCATTGCTGCCTAG
- a CDS encoding isopenicillin N synthase family oxygenase, translating to MSDVPASRIPIVDLHDYLAGVEAGRAAAAADICAALEGIGFFGIANHGVAKRVVRDAFVAAQRFFGQPMADKLTVRINMGHRGYMPMADQHRADAAKPNLSESFLIGPELAEDDPAVVERRPLHGVNPWPDGLDGFRNALAGYRDAMSTLGLRLLPLFETALDLPESFFAVRYRNPMGFVRSLHYPPAPEDADPEQYGAAPHSDFGFITILAQDDVGGLQVKTRDGDWIDAPNLPGVFLVNIGDMLMRWTNDRFRSTVHRVINAPGRDRYSLPFFFDPDFETEVACLESCTGPGNPPRYDPVVWGDYLTASFNANHAYRKDAGRPS from the coding sequence ATGAGCGACGTTCCGGCATCCCGGATTCCCATTGTCGACCTGCACGACTACCTGGCCGGCGTCGAGGCAGGCCGGGCCGCCGCGGCGGCGGACATCTGCGCTGCGCTTGAGGGGATCGGCTTCTTCGGCATCGCGAATCACGGCGTTGCGAAGCGCGTCGTCCGGGACGCCTTCGTCGCAGCGCAGCGCTTTTTCGGCCAGCCGATGGCCGACAAGCTGACGGTCCGGATCAACATGGGCCACCGCGGCTATATGCCGATGGCGGATCAGCACCGGGCGGATGCGGCGAAACCGAACCTCAGCGAATCCTTCCTGATCGGTCCGGAACTGGCGGAGGACGACCCGGCGGTCGTGGAACGGCGGCCGTTGCACGGGGTCAACCCGTGGCCGGACGGGCTCGACGGGTTCCGGAACGCCCTCGCCGGCTACCGCGACGCCATGTCGACCCTCGGCCTGCGGCTGTTGCCGCTGTTCGAGACTGCGCTCGATCTGCCTGAAAGCTTCTTTGCCGTGCGCTACCGCAATCCGATGGGGTTCGTGCGATCCCTGCACTATCCGCCGGCGCCGGAAGACGCCGACCCGGAGCAGTATGGCGCCGCACCGCACAGCGATTTCGGCTTCATCACCATCCTGGCGCAGGACGATGTCGGCGGCCTGCAGGTCAAGACCCGCGACGGCGACTGGATCGATGCGCCCAACCTGCCCGGCGTGTTCCTGGTCAATATCGGCGACATGCTGATGCGTTGGACCAACGACCGCTTCCGCTCGACGGTACACCGCGTCATCAACGCGCCGGGCCGGGACCGCTATTCGCTGCCCTTCTTCTTCGACCCGGATTTCGAGACCGAGGTCGCCTGCCTGGAAAGCTGCACCGGCCCCGGCAACCCGCCGCGCTACGATCCGGTCGTGTGGGGCGACTACCTCACCGCCAGCTTCAACGCCAACCACGCCTACCGGAAGGACGCCGGCCGACCGTCCTGA
- a CDS encoding TRAP transporter large permease codes for MLAAALGFAVLLVLVFLRLPIAFAMALVGAVGYAILIDWPPAFSLIAQIARDTAESYALSVVPLFILMGNFVSRAGLSEQLYTASNAFLGHRRGGLAMATIVACGGFSAICGSSLATAATMAKVAMPSMRRFGYADSIATGSIAAGGTLGILIPPSVVLVIYGLITQSDVSKLFAAGILPGIVGILFYVGAVQFMIQLKPELGPPGERTAWPERWRALRDVWGVVLLFVVVIGGIYVGAFTPTEAAGIGAFGALLFTLFKRVLDRRMLFRVLAETGVTTSMLFVVLIGALIFANFINETGMPNQLAEFVRSLAIQPIFVIFGIMVIYILLGCVFESLSMLLLTVPVFVPLIVALAGGLGMTKVEVLIWFGIVVVVVTEISLITPPVGLNVYVLRGVLPDVSTGTIFAGVTPFWCADILRLTLIVLVPPLSLFVPSLL; via the coding sequence ATGCTCGCCGCCGCCCTGGGCTTTGCCGTCCTCCTGGTCCTGGTCTTCCTGCGCCTGCCGATCGCCTTCGCCATGGCGCTGGTCGGCGCGGTCGGCTACGCGATCCTGATCGACTGGCCGCCCGCCTTTTCGCTGATCGCCCAGATCGCGCGCGACACGGCGGAATCCTATGCCCTCTCGGTCGTGCCGCTGTTCATCCTGATGGGCAATTTCGTCAGCCGGGCCGGCCTGTCGGAACAGCTCTACACCGCCTCCAACGCCTTCCTCGGCCATCGCCGCGGCGGCCTGGCGATGGCGACCATCGTCGCCTGCGGCGGCTTCAGCGCGATCTGCGGCTCGTCCCTCGCCACGGCGGCGACCATGGCCAAGGTGGCGATGCCGTCGATGCGCCGGTTCGGCTATGCCGACAGCATCGCGACCGGCTCGATCGCCGCCGGCGGCACGCTGGGCATCCTGATCCCGCCCAGCGTGGTCCTCGTCATCTACGGCCTGATCACCCAGTCCGACGTCAGCAAGCTGTTCGCCGCCGGCATCCTCCCCGGCATCGTCGGGATTCTGTTCTACGTCGGCGCGGTGCAGTTCATGATCCAGCTGAAACCGGAACTCGGCCCGCCCGGCGAGCGAACGGCTTGGCCCGAGCGCTGGCGTGCCCTGCGCGACGTCTGGGGCGTGGTGCTGCTGTTCGTCGTCGTGATCGGCGGCATTTATGTCGGCGCGTTCACGCCGACCGAGGCGGCCGGCATCGGCGCGTTCGGAGCGCTGCTGTTCACCCTGTTCAAGCGGGTGCTCGACCGCCGGATGCTGTTCCGGGTGCTGGCGGAGACCGGCGTCACCACATCCATGCTGTTCGTGGTGCTGATCGGCGCGTTGATCTTCGCCAACTTCATCAACGAAACCGGCATGCCGAACCAGCTCGCGGAGTTCGTGCGTTCTCTGGCGATCCAGCCGATCTTCGTGATCTTCGGCATCATGGTGATCTACATCCTGCTCGGCTGCGTGTTCGAGAGCCTGTCGATGCTGCTCCTCACCGTCCCGGTCTTCGTACCGCTGATCGTGGCGCTCGCCGGCGGTCTCGGCATGACCAAAGTGGAAGTGCTGATCTGGTTCGGCATCGTCGTGGTGGTGGTGACCGAGATCAGCCTGATCACGCCGCCGGTCGGCCTGAATGTCTACGTCCTGCGCGGGGTGCTGCCCGACGTCAGCACCGGCACCATCTTCGCCGGCGTGACGCCCTTCTGGTGCGCCGACATCCTGCGCCTCACCCTGATCGTGCTGGTGCCGCCGCTTTCGCTGTTCGTCCCGTCGCTGCTCTGA
- a CDS encoding TRAP transporter small permease: protein MPNASSDSATELPPARFTQGIHRVSGGLAGLFLFFIMLVSVVDVFGRELLNAPLPGGSEITEVLMAALIYAGLPSVCRQESHVTIDLLDPLTPEALVRPRQIAINLVCAAILAVLAWRLWLYAVKIADYGDVTEYLRLPQAPLIYYMAVLAGVGALIFLANIGRYLRGHTEPAPGLI, encoded by the coding sequence ATGCCGAACGCTTCGTCCGATTCGGCGACAGAGCTTCCGCCAGCCCGCTTCACCCAGGGAATTCACCGGGTGTCCGGCGGGCTGGCGGGGCTGTTCCTGTTCTTCATCATGCTGGTCAGCGTGGTCGACGTGTTCGGCCGCGAACTGCTCAATGCGCCCCTGCCCGGCGGCTCTGAGATTACCGAAGTGCTGATGGCGGCGCTGATCTATGCCGGGCTGCCGTCGGTGTGCCGGCAGGAAAGCCATGTCACCATCGACCTGCTCGATCCGTTGACGCCGGAAGCCCTGGTGCGGCCGCGCCAGATCGCGATCAACCTGGTCTGCGCCGCCATCCTCGCCGTCCTCGCGTGGCGGCTCTGGCTCTATGCCGTCAAGATCGCCGACTACGGCGACGTCACGGAATATCTGCGGCTGCCCCAGGCGCCCCTCATCTATTACATGGCGGTGCTGGCCGGGGTCGGCGCGCTGATCTTCCTGGCGAATATCGGGCGCTATCTGCGCGGCCATACCGAGCCGGCGCCGGGGCTGATCTAG
- a CDS encoding AMP-binding protein, which yields MTGPESPAGPVPTVGALLERRALLDRNTPGLVAGSLRLSFGQLQAWAEAVAAALAAAGVGKGDRVAVLSRNSAEGVALYYGAARRGTILCNLNVRLTADELAWILADAEPALLIAHPDFAGLARTLAARTGIGLVWQFDEAPMPPPPEESAARRAAAATAAVCDQAPVAAADPLLLVYTSGTTGRPKGAVMTHAGMYWVSATMAHTLDYRRRDASLIPAPMFHVGGMSFVTFFVHAGATAILPPAWEPAAVLELIAAERVNHFFAVPAMLQGLLGAPGFARANLSSLRWIMAGGAPVPPELIRDFGRRGIPVMQTYGTTETAGPATVVDAAHAEAKAGAAGLPFFHTDVRIADAAGTALPADTVGEIQVRAPHLFAGYWRNPAATAEAFAGGWYRTGDLGSLDSGGYLRIRGRSRDVIISGGENIYPAEVEAVLETHPSIAESAVVGRPDAKWGEVPAAVIVSRPGAAAPDDAELARFCAGKLARFKIPKRVELSETPLPRNAAGKLLRHRLGT from the coding sequence GTGACCGGACCTGAAAGCCCGGCCGGACCGGTCCCGACCGTCGGCGCCCTGCTGGAGCGCCGCGCCCTGCTCGACCGCAACACGCCGGGGCTCGTCGCTGGGTCGCTGCGCCTGAGTTTCGGGCAGTTGCAGGCCTGGGCCGAAGCGGTCGCCGCTGCCCTTGCGGCCGCCGGGGTCGGCAAGGGCGACCGTGTTGCCGTGCTCTCGCGCAACAGCGCAGAGGGCGTTGCGCTGTATTACGGGGCGGCGCGCCGCGGCACCATCCTGTGCAATCTCAACGTCCGCCTGACCGCAGACGAACTCGCCTGGATTCTGGCGGACGCCGAGCCGGCGCTGTTGATCGCCCATCCGGATTTCGCCGGACTTGCCCGTACACTTGCTGCGCGGACCGGAATCGGACTCGTCTGGCAGTTTGACGAAGCACCGATGCCGCCGCCGCCCGAAGAATCGGCCGCTAGGCGCGCAGCGGCCGCGACCGCAGCCGTTTGCGACCAGGCGCCGGTGGCTGCGGCCGACCCGCTGCTGCTGGTCTACACCTCAGGCACGACGGGCCGGCCGAAGGGCGCGGTGATGACCCACGCCGGCATGTATTGGGTGTCGGCGACGATGGCGCACACCCTGGACTACCGCCGCCGGGACGCGAGCCTGATCCCGGCGCCGATGTTCCATGTCGGCGGCATGTCCTTCGTCACCTTCTTCGTCCATGCCGGCGCGACGGCGATCCTGCCGCCGGCCTGGGAGCCGGCCGCCGTTCTGGAACTGATCGCCGCGGAGCGGGTCAACCACTTCTTCGCCGTCCCCGCCATGCTCCAGGGCCTGCTCGGCGCCCCGGGCTTCGCGCGGGCAAACCTCTCGAGCCTGCGCTGGATCATGGCCGGCGGCGCGCCGGTGCCGCCGGAGCTGATCCGGGATTTCGGACGGCGCGGCATACCGGTGATGCAGACCTACGGCACGACCGAAACCGCCGGGCCGGCGACCGTCGTCGACGCCGCTCATGCCGAGGCCAAAGCCGGCGCGGCCGGGCTGCCGTTCTTCCACACCGATGTGCGCATCGCCGACGCCGCAGGGACGGCCCTGCCTGCCGATACGGTCGGCGAAATCCAGGTGCGGGCGCCGCACCTGTTCGCCGGCTACTGGCGCAATCCGGCGGCGACGGCCGAGGCCTTCGCCGGCGGCTGGTACCGCACCGGCGATCTCGGCAGCCTCGACAGCGGCGGCTATCTCCGGATCAGGGGCCGCAGCCGGGACGTCATCATTTCCGGCGGCGAAAACATCTACCCGGCGGAGGTCGAGGCCGTGCTCGAAACCCATCCATCGATCGCCGAATCCGCGGTCGTCGGCCGGCCGGATGCGAAATGGGGAGAGGTTCCGGCCGCGGTGATCGTTTCCAGACCCGGCGCGGCGGCGCCGGACGACGCGGAACTGGCCCGCTTCTGCGCCGGGAAGCTGGCGCGCTTCAAGATCCCGAAGCGGGTCGAACTGTCGGAGACGCCCCTGCCGCGCAACGCGGCCGGCAAACTGCTCAGGCACCGGCTGGGCACTTGA